The proteins below come from a single Pogoniulus pusillus isolate bPogPus1 chromosome 39, bPogPus1.pri, whole genome shotgun sequence genomic window:
- the INKA2 gene encoding PAK4-inhibitor INKA2 isoform X2: protein MKEVGDGLHEQMNCMMGALQELKLLQVQTALEQLDISGSCGTVPGTEQHQCCWSSRDLPGAQQEQRLRGEVLLEGHSSRSLACAGLQPEGLSHPAALLESNRPGDTPSSFRSLCSEDVCPPKGPSCTWSRAEQIHPRTFEPSRQGRACQECPGCDEGHDWTSSLMSQSRNRQPLVLGDNIFADLVGNWLDLPELDKKGEKGEASLSISRSQELCRKFSLTANIFKKFLRSVRPDRDRLLKEKPCWLPPEDKQPAIAKRPKKMNKLKGTFYFPLHGSIQNHHSKAERCPKAESNSEKGKTGPRKVPDTLDYSQSGFDINTAVWV from the coding sequence ATGAAGGAGGTGGGGGACGGGCTGCACGAGCAGATGAACTGCATGATGGGCgccctgcaggagctgaagctCCTCCAGGTCcagacagctctggagcagTTGGACATCTCGGGGAGCTGTGGCACcgtgcctggcactgagcagcaccagtgctgctggagcagcagagaccTGCCCGgggcccagcaggagcagcggcTGCgtggggaggtgctgctggaggggcacagctccaggtccctcgcctgtgctgggctgcagccagaaggTTTGTCCCATCCTGCTGCGCTCCTGGAGAGCAACCGCCCCGGGGACACTCCCTCCTCCTTCAGGAGCCTCTGCAGCGAGGATGTCTGCCCCCCAAAAGGACCTTCCtgcacctggagcagagcagagcagatccaCCCAAGGACATTtgagcccagcaggcagggcagagcatgcCAGGAGTGCCCAGGCTGTGATGAAGGCCACGACTGGACATCCTCCCTCATGTCCCAGAGCAGGAACCGGCAGCCGCTGGTCTTGGGGGACAACATCTTTGCAGACTTGGTGGGGAACTGGTTGGATCTGCCAGAGCTGGAtaagaagggggagaagggcGAGGCCTCCCTGTCCATCAGCAGGtcccaggagctctgcaggaagTTCTCCCTCACAGCCAACATCTTCAAGAAGTTCCTGAGGAGCGTGCGGCCAGACCGGGACCGGCTGCTGAAGGAGAAGCCTTGCTGGCTGCCCCCCGAGGACAAGCAGCCTGCAATTGCTAAGAGACCCAAAAAGATGAACAAACTCAAGGGCACATTTTACTTCCCGCTTCATGGGAGCATCCAGAACCATCACAGCAAAGCTGAGAGGTGCCCAAAGGCAGAAAGCAACAGCGAGAAAGGCAAAACTGGCCCCAGGAAGGTTCCTGATACCTTAGACTACAGCCAGTCCGGGTTTGACATCAACACAGCTGTTTGGGTCTGA
- the INKA2 gene encoding PAK4-inhibitor INKA2 isoform X1, whose translation MDQHLRRLRQELLSMKEVGDGLHEQMNCMMGALQELKLLQVQTALEQLDISGSCGTVPGTEQHQCCWSSRDLPGAQQEQRLRGEVLLEGHSSRSLACAGLQPEGLSHPAALLESNRPGDTPSSFRSLCSEDVCPPKGPSCTWSRAEQIHPRTFEPSRQGRACQECPGCDEGHDWTSSLMSQSRNRQPLVLGDNIFADLVGNWLDLPELDKKGEKGEASLSISRSQELCRKFSLTANIFKKFLRSVRPDRDRLLKEKPCWLPPEDKQPAIAKRPKKMNKLKGTFYFPLHGSIQNHHSKAERCPKAESNSEKGKTGPRKVPDTLDYSQSGFDINTAVWV comes from the coding sequence CTCTCCATGAAGGAGGTGGGGGACGGGCTGCACGAGCAGATGAACTGCATGATGGGCgccctgcaggagctgaagctCCTCCAGGTCcagacagctctggagcagTTGGACATCTCGGGGAGCTGTGGCACcgtgcctggcactgagcagcaccagtgctgctggagcagcagagaccTGCCCGgggcccagcaggagcagcggcTGCgtggggaggtgctgctggaggggcacagctccaggtccctcgcctgtgctgggctgcagccagaaggTTTGTCCCATCCTGCTGCGCTCCTGGAGAGCAACCGCCCCGGGGACACTCCCTCCTCCTTCAGGAGCCTCTGCAGCGAGGATGTCTGCCCCCCAAAAGGACCTTCCtgcacctggagcagagcagagcagatccaCCCAAGGACATTtgagcccagcaggcagggcagagcatgcCAGGAGTGCCCAGGCTGTGATGAAGGCCACGACTGGACATCCTCCCTCATGTCCCAGAGCAGGAACCGGCAGCCGCTGGTCTTGGGGGACAACATCTTTGCAGACTTGGTGGGGAACTGGTTGGATCTGCCAGAGCTGGAtaagaagggggagaagggcGAGGCCTCCCTGTCCATCAGCAGGtcccaggagctctgcaggaagTTCTCCCTCACAGCCAACATCTTCAAGAAGTTCCTGAGGAGCGTGCGGCCAGACCGGGACCGGCTGCTGAAGGAGAAGCCTTGCTGGCTGCCCCCCGAGGACAAGCAGCCTGCAATTGCTAAGAGACCCAAAAAGATGAACAAACTCAAGGGCACATTTTACTTCCCGCTTCATGGGAGCATCCAGAACCATCACAGCAAAGCTGAGAGGTGCCCAAAGGCAGAAAGCAACAGCGAGAAAGGCAAAACTGGCCCCAGGAAGGTTCCTGATACCTTAGACTACAGCCAGTCCGGGTTTGACATCAACACAGCTGTTTGGGTCTGA